The following are encoded in a window of Streptococcus pasteurianus genomic DNA:
- a CDS encoding LysR family transcriptional regulator has product MNLRDLEYFYQLAKLKSYTAAAQYFQVSQPTITYAIKRLEKELGCDLVIKDPSHRSAALTLQGDIFQSHVEDVLLQIKTAVNEVHQSLDPMMAVGLPPIICNYLLTELLHKNESIAPFSQVKAVRGGSNSLMMKLLDGELDFSLLGSLAPLKNDQLIIHPLFKKDFYVILSPKHPLANQKELSFQDILYEKFILLDEHNIHLTAFNQLNHRYHDQASILFKIDDVSVIKQMVSENMGISLLSDIALTSGSDQLIKVPLAEQDRISFYVSYAHSRHAILSKEAKDLIRLIEKIS; this is encoded by the coding sequence ATGAATTTACGAGATTTAGAATATTTTTACCAATTAGCAAAGCTAAAATCTTATACCGCTGCTGCACAGTATTTTCAAGTTAGTCAACCGACAATTACTTATGCTATTAAACGGCTCGAAAAAGAATTAGGCTGTGATTTGGTCATCAAAGACCCGTCACATCGCTCAGCAGCACTTACTTTGCAAGGTGATATTTTTCAAAGCCATGTTGAAGATGTTCTACTTCAAATAAAGACAGCGGTCAACGAGGTGCATCAGTCACTCGATCCTATGATGGCTGTTGGATTGCCACCGATTATCTGCAATTATTTGCTGACGGAACTCCTTCACAAAAATGAAAGTATCGCCCCATTTTCACAAGTTAAGGCTGTGCGTGGTGGCTCTAATAGTTTAATGATGAAATTGCTAGATGGAGAATTGGATTTCAGTCTGTTGGGTTCGCTAGCGCCGCTCAAAAATGACCAGTTGATTATTCATCCGCTGTTTAAAAAAGATTTTTATGTCATTCTTTCTCCAAAACACCCTTTGGCAAACCAGAAAGAACTGTCTTTTCAGGATATTCTTTACGAAAAATTTATCTTGTTAGATGAGCATAATATCCACCTAACCGCTTTTAATCAGCTCAATCATCGTTACCATGACCAAGCTTCAATTTTGTTTAAAATCGATGATGTTTCGGTGATTAAGCAAATGGTTTCGGAAAACATGGGCATTTCATTGCTGTCTGATATTGCACTAACGTCAGGTTCTGACCAATTGATCAAAGTGCCTCTGGCTGAGCAAGACCGTATCTCTTTCTACGTCAGCTACGCTCATTCACGACATGCTATCCTCTCAAAAGAAGCCAAAGATTTGATCCGCCTAATTGAAAAAATTTCTTAG
- a CDS encoding TatD family hydrolase has translation MEIFDTHTHLNADDFAGREAEELALAKEMGVTRHNVVGFDAPTIKRAIELAEKYPEIYATIGWHPTEAGSYTQEIEDMIVAHLSHPKVIGLGEIGLDYHWMEDPKDVQIEVFKRQIQLSKDHNLPFIVHTRDALEDTYAVIKEAGVGPRGGIIHSFSGSLEMAERFIELGMMISFSGVVTFKKALDVQEAAQKLPLDKILVETDAPYLAPVPKRGRENRTAYTRYVVDKIAELRGLTSEEVAKATSDNAKRLFNCD, from the coding sequence ATGGAAATATTTGACACACATACGCATTTAAACGCCGATGATTTTGCTGGGCGTGAAGCAGAAGAATTGGCACTTGCTAAAGAAATGGGCGTCACTCGACATAACGTTGTTGGGTTTGACGCACCAACTATTAAACGTGCTATTGAGTTAGCTGAAAAATACCCTGAAATCTACGCCACGATTGGGTGGCACCCAACGGAAGCAGGTTCATATACTCAAGAAATTGAGGATATGATTGTTGCCCATCTATCACACCCCAAAGTGATTGGTCTTGGTGAGATTGGACTAGATTATCATTGGATGGAAGACCCAAAAGACGTCCAAATTGAGGTTTTTAAACGTCAGATTCAGCTTTCAAAAGATCACAACCTCCCTTTTATTGTCCACACTCGTGATGCGCTTGAAGATACTTACGCTGTCATCAAAGAAGCAGGCGTTGGACCTCGCGGCGGGATTATTCATTCATTTTCAGGCTCTTTGGAAATGGCAGAGCGTTTTATCGAGCTTGGCATGATGATTTCATTTTCAGGGGTTGTTACCTTTAAAAAAGCACTTGATGTTCAAGAAGCTGCGCAGAAATTGCCGCTTGATAAGATTTTAGTTGAAACGGATGCGCCTTACCTTGCTCCCGTTCCAAAACGTGGTCGTGAAAACCGCACCGCTTATACTCGCTATGTTGTAGATAAAATTGCAGAGCTCCGTGGTTTGACCAGTGAAGAAGTGGCAAAAGCGACATCAGATAATGCAAAGAGGTTGTTTAACTGTGACTGA
- a CDS encoding metal ABC transporter substrate-binding protein, translating into MKKITSLICLLLIICILGACATTKTSEKSKLNVVVTNSILADITQNIGKDKINLHSIVPIGQDPHEYEPLPEDVKKTTNSDIIFYNGINLETGGNAWFTKLVKNAHKEANKDYFAVSDGIDVIYLEGKNDLGKEDPHAWLNLENGIIYAKNIAKQLIAKDPKNKEFYTKNLTSYINKLDKLDQEAKQKFSKIPENKKLIVTSEGCFKYFSKAYGVPSAYIWEINTEEEGTPEQTTSLVRKLKEGPTPSALFVESSVDDRPMKTISKETGISIYSKIFTDSIANKGEEGDSYYSMMKWNLDKIAEGLSQ; encoded by the coding sequence ATGAAAAAGATAACATCACTCATATGTTTATTACTAATAATATGTATTTTGGGAGCATGTGCTACTACAAAGACATCAGAAAAGAGTAAGTTAAATGTTGTTGTGACTAATTCTATATTAGCTGATATTACTCAAAACATTGGTAAGGATAAAATAAACCTACACAGTATTGTTCCTATCGGTCAGGATCCACATGAATATGAGCCACTTCCTGAAGATGTTAAAAAAACAACAAATTCAGATATTATTTTTTATAACGGTATCAATTTAGAGACTGGTGGAAATGCATGGTTCACCAAATTAGTTAAAAATGCTCATAAAGAGGCTAATAAAGACTATTTTGCGGTAAGCGATGGTATTGATGTCATATATCTTGAGGGAAAGAATGACTTAGGAAAAGAAGATCCACATGCATGGTTAAACTTAGAAAACGGTATTATTTATGCAAAAAATATTGCGAAACAGTTGATAGCTAAAGATCCTAAAAATAAAGAATTTTATACCAAAAATCTTACTAGCTATATTAATAAACTTGATAAATTAGATCAGGAAGCTAAGCAAAAATTTTCAAAAATCCCAGAAAATAAAAAATTAATTGTTACAAGTGAAGGATGTTTTAAATATTTTTCTAAAGCGTATGGCGTGCCATCAGCCTATATTTGGGAAATTAATACTGAGGAAGAAGGAACACCTGAGCAGACTACTAGCTTAGTTAGGAAATTAAAAGAGGGACCAACGCCGTCAGCATTATTTGTGGAGTCAAGTGTTGATGACCGTCCAATGAAAACAATTTCTAAAGAAACAGGAATTAGTATCTATTCAAAAATTTTTACGGATTCTATTGCTAATAAAGGTGAAGAAGGGGACAGCTATTATAGTATGATGAAGTGGAATTTAGATAAAATAGCCGAAGGATTATCTCAGTGA
- the rnmV gene encoding ribonuclease M5, which translates to MTEKIKIQEVLVVEGKDDTENLRRFYDVDTYETRGSAINDDDLERIEKLNDLRGVIVFTDPDYNGERIRKIIMNAIPNVKHAFLNRDEAAPKSKSKGRSLGVEHASFEDLQKALSGVLGNFDDDNQFDITRADLMRMGLLMGNDSRRRREYLGEKLRIGYSNGKQLLKRLELFGITLAEVEEAMERYEG; encoded by the coding sequence GTGACTGAAAAAATCAAAATTCAAGAAGTGCTTGTTGTTGAGGGGAAAGACGATACCGAAAATTTGCGCCGTTTTTATGATGTAGATACCTATGAAACCCGCGGGTCAGCTATCAATGATGACGACCTTGAACGTATCGAAAAATTAAATGACCTTCGTGGGGTCATTGTCTTTACGGACCCAGATTATAACGGAGAACGCATTCGCAAAATCATCATGAATGCTATCCCAAATGTTAAACACGCTTTTTTAAATCGTGATGAAGCTGCGCCAAAATCAAAAAGTAAAGGGCGTTCACTCGGCGTTGAGCACGCAAGTTTCGAAGATTTGCAAAAAGCCCTTTCTGGCGTATTAGGAAATTTTGATGATGATAATCAATTCGACATCACAAGAGCTGACCTAATGCGTATGGGGCTTTTAATGGGAAATGATAGCCGCAGGCGCCGTGAATATTTGGGCGAAAAGCTCCGCATTGGTTACAGCAACGGCAAACAACTTCTCAAACGCCTAGAACTCTTTGGTATCACTTTAGCCGAAGTAGAAGAAGCTATGGAGAGATATGAGGGATGA
- a CDS encoding 2-hydroxycarboxylate transporter family protein, with amino-acid sequence MKKLSNIKIAGLSLPLYTALVIILAVVIAMGKLPLNMVGITFMLVVLGHFFYFLGERLPFWNTYLGGGSVFTLLLAAILASTGLIPKSVVSATSSFMSDWGFLDFYIAALICGSILGMNRKLLVKASAKFIPVALLSMVIGFFATGAVGAWLGQGFGHSVMYISFAQMAGGMGAGIVPLSKIYAAGLHTDASSILSQLAPATTLGNIFAIIGAIVLARGFANTKFNGNGVLIPVDKDDLKKSEAPLDPTKIGVGMMLAFALFLIGVILNAFIPKVHSYAFMIIIVFVLKALDIVPKPLEEAVVMFNRVIMTNLTHAVLAGIGLSMIDLSSLAQAMTWQFVLISLTSVVSMGLASWILGQVLGMYPVETAIGAGMINNSMGGTGNIAVLSAADRMEMIAFAQMANRLGGAIVLILGGILIQFLH; translated from the coding sequence ATGAAAAAGTTATCTAATATCAAAATCGCGGGGCTTTCTCTTCCGCTTTATACGGCTCTGGTTATTATTTTAGCTGTTGTTATTGCAATGGGGAAACTACCGCTTAACATGGTTGGAATTACTTTCATGTTGGTCGTTTTAGGACATTTTTTCTACTTCCTTGGTGAACGATTACCATTTTGGAATACTTACCTTGGTGGTGGGTCAGTCTTTACCTTGCTGTTAGCCGCAATCTTAGCTTCAACAGGGTTGATTCCAAAATCAGTTGTCTCAGCCACTTCTAGTTTTATGAGTGATTGGGGCTTTCTAGATTTTTATATTGCAGCGCTTATTTGTGGCTCAATTCTAGGAATGAACCGCAAACTTTTGGTGAAAGCCTCTGCTAAATTCATTCCTGTCGCTCTTTTATCAATGGTTATCGGTTTCTTTGCCACTGGTGCTGTTGGAGCTTGGCTTGGTCAAGGCTTTGGACATTCTGTCATGTACATTTCATTTGCCCAAATGGCAGGAGGGATGGGTGCAGGAATCGTGCCATTATCTAAAATCTATGCGGCTGGATTGCACACAGATGCCTCATCAATCTTGTCACAATTAGCCCCAGCAACCACGCTAGGAAATATCTTTGCCATTATCGGTGCCATTGTGTTGGCGCGTGGATTTGCTAACACCAAATTCAATGGGAATGGTGTGCTCATTCCTGTTGATAAAGACGATTTGAAAAAATCTGAAGCTCCGCTTGACCCTACAAAAATCGGTGTCGGAATGATGCTTGCCTTTGCCCTTTTCCTTATCGGCGTTATCTTAAATGCCTTTATTCCAAAAGTGCATAGCTATGCCTTTATGATTATTATTGTCTTCGTTCTCAAAGCGCTTGATATTGTACCAAAACCATTAGAAGAAGCAGTGGTCATGTTTAATCGTGTGATTATGACTAACTTGACACACGCTGTTTTGGCAGGTATCGGGCTTTCAATGATCGATTTGAGTTCCTTAGCGCAAGCCATGACATGGCAATTTGTCCTTATCAGTTTAACATCTGTTGTGTCAATGGGACTTGCTAGCTGGATTTTGGGACAAGTTCTCGGTATGTATCCAGTCGAAACAGCTATCGGTGCTGGGATGATTAACAATTCCATGGGCGGTACAGGAAATATCGCTGTGCTTTCTGCGGCGGACCGCATGGAAATGATTGCCTTTGCCCAAATGGCAAATCGTCTAGGTGGTGCAATTGTCCTCATTTTAGGAGGAATCCTCATCCAATTTTTACATTAA
- a CDS encoding ATP-binding cassette domain-containing protein, with the protein MLTYLWKFKKENLLLLAIIIFWVITNVMSSLSLTWMLDSLIKSRWDSFVFWSVIDILCWGGYSIFQILKDSLKEKLCQEEVNLIRNDLLDSLISHSYAGNSHHSKDEYNSWLINDMNLLKDNGFNQLYNTIESIITVLFNAFAIIYFHWLLLAVSILMTALVYFLPKIFENNIAQETEVVSSDLTVALNRTSDYLSGFDIFFHNNQTAYFKNRILADFSTVIKSKVKLARSSSTANSLSLMSSVVAQVIIFMVTGYLVIKGEITTGVIFSIANLTSCLFNYTRGAAYNIVTFKATFKLLEKYPKKVSIENLDTVTNFNQELVIHDLCVTFENGNSITYPNITIKKGEKVAIVGGSGSGKSTLIRVLTGELTRYDGDIVIDNHHYKDTLLESLQTIFALIPQKPHIFKESLLDNLTLGRSVDKEQFEKTLSLSHVDNFIEGRLNQIYNDDLSGGQRARISIARELIGNKPILIMDEGVSNLDKTTAINIERRLLQTKELTVIMITHHLYDENRALFDQIIEI; encoded by the coding sequence ATGTTGACATATCTATGGAAATTTAAAAAAGAAAATCTACTTTTGCTTGCTATCATCATTTTCTGGGTTATTACTAATGTCATGAGTTCGCTATCCTTGACATGGATGTTGGATTCATTGATAAAAAGTAGATGGGATAGCTTTGTTTTTTGGAGTGTGATTGATATTCTTTGTTGGGGAGGATACAGTATTTTTCAGATTTTGAAAGATTCCTTGAAAGAAAAGCTGTGTCAGGAAGAAGTCAATCTTATTCGTAATGATTTATTAGATTCTTTAATTAGTCATTCATATGCAGGTAACTCTCATCATAGCAAGGACGAATACAATTCATGGTTAATTAATGACATGAATTTATTAAAAGATAACGGTTTTAATCAGTTATACAACACCATTGAAAGTATTATAACTGTGCTATTTAACGCTTTTGCTATCATTTATTTTCATTGGCTACTACTTGCGGTTAGTATTTTAATGACTGCTTTAGTTTACTTTCTTCCTAAAATTTTTGAAAATAATATTGCACAAGAAACGGAGGTTGTCTCATCTGATTTGACTGTTGCTTTAAATCGTACAAGTGATTATTTAAGTGGTTTTGACATTTTTTTCCACAATAATCAAACTGCTTACTTTAAAAATCGCATTTTAGCAGACTTTTCCACAGTGATAAAATCCAAGGTTAAGTTGGCAAGAAGCTCTAGTACGGCTAATTCTCTTTCATTGATGTCAAGTGTTGTGGCACAAGTAATTATTTTTATGGTTACTGGTTATCTAGTCATTAAGGGGGAAATCACTACGGGGGTTATTTTCTCAATTGCCAATCTAACCAGTTGCCTATTCAACTACACCAGAGGAGCTGCTTATAACATTGTTACCTTTAAAGCGACCTTTAAATTGCTAGAGAAATATCCTAAAAAAGTAAGTATTGAGAATCTCGATACTGTAACTAACTTTAATCAAGAATTGGTTATTCACGATTTGTGTGTCACTTTTGAAAATGGCAATAGCATCACCTATCCTAATATTACGATTAAGAAAGGAGAAAAGGTTGCTATTGTTGGCGGATCGGGCAGTGGAAAATCAACATTAATCCGAGTATTAACAGGAGAGTTGACCCGCTATGATGGTGACATTGTGATTGATAATCATCATTACAAAGATACGCTGCTAGAAAGTTTACAAACTATTTTTGCCTTGATTCCTCAAAAACCACATATTTTTAAAGAATCTTTACTTGATAATCTGACACTTGGTCGTTCTGTGGATAAAGAGCAGTTTGAAAAAACTTTATCACTGTCACATGTGGACAACTTTATTGAGGGACGTTTGAATCAAATCTACAACGATGACTTGTCTGGTGGACAAAGAGCAAGAATCTCTATTGCCCGTGAATTAATTGGTAACAAACCAATACTCATCATGGACGAGGGTGTTTCAAACCTAGACAAAACGACCGCTATTAATATTGAACGACGTCTGCTTCAGACCAAAGAACTAACAGTTATCATGATTACTCATCATCTCTATGACGAAAATAGAGCACTATTTGACCAAATTATCGAGATATAG
- a CDS encoding metal ABC transporter permease → MEFINDLMTYHFLQNALVTAVVIGIVSGAIGCFIILRSMSLMGDAISHAVLPGVAISFILGINFFIGAVIFGMLASFIITFIKENSVIKGDTAIGITFSSFLALGVILIGVANSSTDLFHILFGNLLAVQDSDKWVTIVISGIVIGLLIIFFKELLVTSFDPILAESMGMNVKFFHYLLMVLLTLVSVTAMQSVGTILIVAMLITPAATAYLYVNSLKVMVLLSSGIGAITSIVGLFLGYTFNIAVGSSIVLTSAFIFLVSFFISPKQSLMK, encoded by the coding sequence ATGGAATTTATTAACGATTTAATGACCTATCATTTTTTACAAAATGCTTTGGTAACGGCTGTTGTTATTGGAATTGTTTCAGGAGCTATTGGCTGTTTTATTATTTTACGTTCAATGTCACTGATGGGAGATGCAATCTCACATGCAGTATTACCCGGAGTAGCTATATCTTTTATTTTAGGAATTAACTTTTTTATTGGAGCAGTTATTTTCGGTATGTTAGCTTCTTTCATCATAACTTTTATTAAAGAAAATAGTGTTATTAAAGGGGATACAGCTATTGGTATTACGTTTTCTTCTTTTCTAGCGTTGGGTGTTATTCTGATAGGAGTAGCCAATAGTTCAACAGACCTCTTTCATATTCTATTTGGAAATCTTTTAGCCGTACAAGATAGTGATAAATGGGTTACCATAGTTATTTCAGGAATTGTAATAGGGCTTCTTATTATTTTTTTCAAAGAATTGTTAGTAACCTCTTTTGATCCAATTTTAGCGGAATCAATGGGGATGAATGTCAAATTTTTTCACTATCTTTTGATGGTACTATTAACTTTAGTTTCTGTAACAGCGATGCAGAGCGTAGGGACTATTTTAATTGTAGCAATGCTGATTACCCCCGCAGCAACAGCCTATCTTTATGTGAATAGTCTTAAGGTGATGGTACTCCTATCATCAGGAATTGGAGCGATTACTTCGATTGTAGGGTTATTTTTAGGCTACACGTTTAATATAGCAGTAGGCTCTAGTATCGTTTTAACCTCAGCCTTTATCTTCTTAGTTAGCTTTTTCATATCTCCAAAACAATCTCTTATGAAGTGA
- a CDS encoding malolactic enzyme, with the protein MRGHDILNNPFLNKGTAFTMEERKELGLLGILPPYVQTIEEQAEQAYQHFLRKPSNLEKRHFLMEIFNTNRTLFYYLFNQHIVEFNPIVYDPVIAETIEEYSELYVDPQYAAYLDINHPENIEETLKNAAGDRDIRLIVVTDAEGILGIGDWGVQGVDISVGKLMIYTAAAGIDPASVMPLVIDAGTNRKELLENPMYLGNRHERVTGDKYYEFIDKFVQTAENMFPKLYLHWEDFGRSNAANILNKYKKEIPTFNDDIQGTGIVVLGGIFGAMDITGEKLTDQVYLCYGGGSAGAGIADRVHAEMVSEGLSSEEAYKHFFMIDKQGLLFDDMEDLTPAQKPFAKKREDFANCGDMTKLLDVIKAVKPTILVGTSTDAGAFTKEVVEAMCENTERPVIFPISNPTKKLEATAKQVIEWSDGKAFVATGVPSGTVSYKGVDYQIGQANNALIYPGLGLGMLASEASLLTDEMIGAAAHSLSGLVDPGQPGAPVLPPFQYVAEVSIKVAEAVAKKAQEQGLAQAEEKDMAKAVRELKWYPKY; encoded by the coding sequence ATGCGTGGACATGATATTTTAAACAACCCATTCTTAAACAAGGGTACTGCTTTTACCATGGAAGAACGTAAAGAACTAGGATTGCTTGGTATTTTACCACCTTACGTTCAAACAATCGAAGAACAAGCTGAACAAGCTTATCAACATTTCTTGCGTAAACCATCAAATCTTGAAAAACGCCATTTCTTAATGGAAATTTTCAATACAAACCGTACGCTTTTCTACTACCTATTCAACCAACACATCGTTGAATTTAACCCAATCGTGTATGACCCAGTTATCGCTGAAACAATTGAAGAATATAGCGAATTGTATGTTGACCCACAATACGCTGCTTACCTTGATATTAATCACCCAGAAAACATCGAAGAAACACTAAAAAATGCTGCTGGTGACCGTGACATTCGTTTAATCGTTGTGACAGATGCCGAAGGAATTCTTGGTATTGGTGACTGGGGTGTCCAAGGTGTGGATATTTCTGTTGGTAAATTGATGATTTACACAGCTGCTGCTGGTATTGACCCTGCTTCAGTTATGCCACTTGTTATCGATGCTGGTACAAACCGTAAAGAACTTTTGGAAAATCCAATGTATCTTGGGAACCGTCACGAACGTGTTACTGGTGATAAATACTATGAATTTATCGACAAATTCGTTCAAACTGCTGAAAATATGTTCCCTAAATTGTACCTTCACTGGGAAGACTTCGGTCGTTCAAATGCTGCCAACATTCTTAACAAATACAAAAAAGAAATTCCAACATTTAACGATGACATTCAAGGAACTGGTATCGTTGTTCTTGGCGGTATCTTTGGTGCTATGGACATCACAGGTGAAAAATTAACTGACCAAGTTTACCTTTGCTACGGTGGTGGTTCTGCTGGTGCTGGTATTGCTGACCGTGTTCACGCTGAAATGGTTTCAGAAGGACTTTCATCAGAAGAAGCTTACAAACATTTCTTCATGATTGACAAACAAGGTCTCCTTTTTGACGATATGGAAGATTTGACACCTGCCCAAAAACCATTTGCTAAAAAACGTGAAGATTTTGCAAATTGCGGTGATATGACTAAACTTCTTGACGTTATCAAAGCTGTTAAACCAACAATATTGGTGGGAACATCAACAGATGCTGGTGCTTTCACTAAAGAAGTCGTTGAAGCAATGTGCGAAAACACTGAACGCCCAGTTATCTTCCCAATTTCTAACCCAACTAAGAAATTAGAAGCAACTGCCAAACAAGTTATCGAATGGTCAGACGGTAAAGCCTTCGTTGCGACTGGTGTGCCTTCAGGTACAGTAAGCTACAAAGGTGTTGATTACCAAATTGGTCAAGCAAACAACGCCCTAATCTACCCAGGTCTTGGTCTTGGTATGTTGGCTTCTGAAGCATCACTTCTTACAGATGAAATGATTGGTGCTGCAGCTCACTCACTTAGTGGTCTTGTAGATCCAGGTCAACCAGGAGCACCTGTTCTTCCTCCATTCCAATACGTTGCTGAAGTGTCAATCAAAGTTGCGGAAGCTGTTGCTAAAAAAGCTCAAGAACAAGGCTTAGCTCAAGCTGAAGAAAAAGACATGGCTAAAGCTGTTCGCGAGCTTAAATGGTATCCAAAATATTAG
- a CDS encoding metal ABC transporter ATP-binding protein: MIEIQGLNVIYNNDYQALANVSITLEEGNIIGVIGPNGAGKSTFMKALLGLVSCTGMITISHERVNSLRGKVAYVEQKSHVDYHFPITVKECVSLGTYQRVGLFRHLSKKEWGKVENVLRQVKLEEFSNHPISTLSGGQFQRMLIARCLIQEQDILFLDEPFVGIDLVSEQIIMNLLQSLRREGKTIVIVHHDLSKVVDYFDKVVILNKKLVGYGNVATTFTPDALKKAYGDSIVIL; the protein is encoded by the coding sequence ATGATAGAGATACAAGGATTAAATGTTATTTATAATAATGATTATCAAGCCTTAGCTAATGTGTCAATTACTTTAGAAGAAGGAAATATTATTGGTGTTATTGGACCAAATGGTGCAGGGAAATCAACTTTTATGAAGGCACTATTAGGGTTGGTTTCTTGTACAGGAATGATTACTATTTCACACGAAAGAGTTAATAGTTTACGTGGGAAAGTGGCTTATGTTGAGCAAAAAAGTCATGTTGACTATCATTTTCCTATTACTGTTAAGGAGTGCGTATCCCTTGGTACTTATCAACGAGTTGGACTTTTTCGACATTTAAGCAAAAAAGAGTGGGGAAAGGTTGAGAATGTTTTAAGGCAAGTAAAGTTAGAAGAATTTAGTAATCACCCTATTTCCACTTTATCCGGAGGACAATTTCAACGAATGTTAATTGCTCGATGTTTGATTCAAGAGCAAGATATTCTTTTTCTAGATGAACCATTTGTTGGGATAGACCTAGTGAGTGAACAAATTATTATGAATTTATTGCAATCACTAAGAAGAGAGGGAAAGACAATTGTGATTGTTCATCATGATTTAAGTAAGGTAGTGGATTACTTTGATAAAGTAGTCATTTTGAATAAAAAGTTGGTAGGCTATGGGAACGTAGCTACTACTTTTACTCCTGATGCTTTAAAAAAAGCTTATGGGGATTCGATTGTTATATTATAA